A genomic region of Bacteroidales bacterium contains the following coding sequences:
- a CDS encoding GNAT family N-acetyltransferase: MEIKKITEDKEQFMDLLLLGDEQESMIRKYLDRGELFVLYDTDLKTVCVVTQEDENTCEIKNIATYEKEQGKGYGSSMIKYIIENYKDKCDTLLVGTGDDDNILSFYKKFGFVYSHTVKDFFVDNYDHEIFENGKQLKDMIYLKVNVSGQ, from the coding sequence ATGGAAATTAAAAAGATAACGGAAGATAAGGAGCAGTTTATGGACCTACTGTTATTGGGCGATGAGCAGGAAAGTATGATTCGCAAATATTTAGATAGAGGGGAATTATTTGTCTTATATGACACTGACTTAAAAACGGTTTGTGTTGTAACACAGGAAGATGAAAACACCTGCGAAATCAAGAATATTGCAACTTACGAAAAAGAACAGGGAAAAGGATACGGAAGTTCAATGATAAAATATATCATTGAAAACTATAAGGATAAATGTGATACATTATTGGTTGGCACAGGCGATGACGATAATATTTTGTCATTTTACAAAAAATTCGGATTTGTTTATTCTCATACAGTAAAAGACTTTTTTGTAGATAATTACGACCATGAAATATTTGAAAATGGAAAGCAATTGAAAGATATGATTTACTTAAAAGTGAATGTATCCGGACAATGA
- a CDS encoding YciI family protein, translating into MEKGKNNMENQKMSKFLILYQDVNYEDTFTPELSNELTKKHVDHIRDLDSKGILFLCGPLKGREEGMFILNAKTFEEAEGYVKKDPFIINRCYKNYFIYEIEEANAGNNYLLENYF; encoded by the coding sequence ATGGAAAAAGGAAAGAACAACATGGAAAACCAAAAAATGTCTAAGTTCCTGATACTTTATCAGGACGTAAACTATGAAGATACTTTTACACCAGAGTTATCAAATGAATTAACAAAAAAGCATGTCGACCACATAAGGGATCTGGATTCAAAGGGAATTCTTTTCCTGTGTGGCCCGCTTAAAGGCCGTGAAGAAGGAATGTTTATACTGAATGCGAAAACATTTGAAGAAGCTGAGGGCTATGTGAAAAAGGATCCGTTCATTATCAACAGGTGTTATAAAAATTATTTTATTTACGAAATAGAAGAAGCGAATGCCGGCAATAATTATCTTCTTGAGAATTATTTTTAA
- a CDS encoding DNA alkylation repair protein produces the protein MPDLIKNIYNHKSLRELALDIQSAYSTFQVDEFLKSTMDETWENIELKDRIIRISMNLGKYLPADYKTAIGIIDRVVMNYGTWLDGFVGFFPVFVEIYGQGEENWDVSMSALARYTRYASSELAVRSFIIRHEDRMMAQMYAWSKDEDELVRRLASEGCRPQLPWGQALTSFKKDPAPILPILEQLKNDPSMTVRKSVANNLNDISKTHPDLVVKLAKEWYGKNEHTDWVVKHGCRTMLKKGNRDVLAIFGYDDITSVDIQGFALGATSVLIGEDITFSFVVSTKEATKVRLEYGIDYVKANGKKNRKIFKISEVSLKENEKKPYTKKHSFADVSVRKHYPGIHSITLIVNGMERGKLDFELKVG, from the coding sequence ATGCCAGATTTAATTAAAAATATATACAATCACAAATCGCTCCGCGAACTCGCCCTGGACATTCAATCAGCTTATAGCACATTCCAGGTAGACGAATTCTTAAAATCAACAATGGACGAAACATGGGAAAATATAGAACTGAAAGACAGGATTATACGAATAAGTATGAACCTGGGAAAATACTTACCGGCAGATTATAAAACAGCGATTGGTATTATCGACCGGGTGGTAATGAACTATGGCACCTGGCTGGATGGCTTTGTTGGCTTCTTCCCGGTCTTTGTTGAGATATACGGACAGGGTGAAGAGAATTGGGATGTCTCTATGTCCGCCCTGGCGAGGTATACCCGGTATGCATCTTCGGAATTGGCTGTACGATCCTTCATCATTAGGCATGAAGATCGTATGATGGCACAGATGTACGCCTGGTCCAAAGATGAAGATGAGCTTGTCAGAAGACTTGCCAGTGAGGGCTGTCGTCCCCAGTTACCTTGGGGACAGGCGCTGACGAGTTTTAAAAAAGACCCTGCTCCTATCCTGCCAATACTGGAGCAACTTAAAAACGATCCGTCGATGACTGTACGAAAAAGCGTTGCCAATAACCTGAATGACATTTCCAAAACACATCCGGATCTGGTCGTAAAGCTAGCAAAGGAATGGTACGGTAAAAACGAACACACCGATTGGGTTGTAAAACATGGTTGCAGGACCATGCTTAAAAAGGGGAATCGTGATGTGCTCGCCATTTTCGGATATGACGATATTACTTCCGTGGATATTCAGGGCTTTGCTTTAGGGGCAACATCTGTTCTGATTGGTGAAGATATTACTTTTTCATTTGTGGTCTCAACAAAGGAAGCTACAAAAGTGAGACTGGAATATGGAATCGATTATGTGAAAGCCAACGGGAAAAAAAACAGGAAAATATTCAAAATATCAGAAGTTTCATTAAAAGAAAATGAAAAGAAACCATACACAAAAAAACATTCTTTTGCGGATGTGAGTGTCAGAAAACATTATCCGGGCATTCATTCGATTACCCTTATTGTCAACGGCATGGAACGCGGAAAACTGGATTTTGAATTAAAAGTGGGTTGA
- a CDS encoding RNA polymerase sigma factor, with the protein MMDLPVQDKFVSEINPHQKIIYKICYLYTNNSTDFNDLYQEIILQLWKSYSKFEGKSKLSTWIYRVSLNTALYRLRQEKNRLQIDLLSQLHYDIPEIEDFEKKESVERVKELLGNLSDIEKAIITLYLDEYSHDEISEIMGITKTNIATRINRIKLKLKQKFNN; encoded by the coding sequence ATGATGGATCTACCCGTTCAAGATAAGTTTGTTTCTGAGATTAACCCTCATCAAAAAATCATATACAAGATTTGTTATTTGTACACAAACAATTCAACTGATTTTAATGACTTATACCAGGAAATAATATTACAACTTTGGAAATCATATTCAAAGTTTGAGGGTAAATCAAAATTAAGCACCTGGATTTACCGGGTATCGTTGAATACGGCACTATATAGGCTAAGACAGGAAAAAAACAGACTTCAGATAGATTTACTTTCTCAATTACATTATGATATTCCGGAGATTGAAGACTTCGAGAAAAAAGAGAGTGTAGAAAGGGTTAAAGAATTACTGGGCAATTTGAGTGACATTGAGAAAGCCATAATAACATTGTATCTGGATGAATATTCACACGATGAAATATCCGAAATAATGGGAATAACCAAAACAAATATCGCTACGAGGATTAATCGAATTAAACTAAAATTAAAACAAAAGTTTAATAATTAA
- a CDS encoding aminoglycoside phosphotransferase family protein, which translates to MKKSKELAIVKKLTNINDENRIVLNEIGWTSRVYIVDNGEFVFKFLKSKKYQEELEHEISILKLIKKHVFNVNVPLIHWVGEDNAYIGFHGMKGNSMTTKDINKLNEAQKRKIGIQIGSFLKKLHSIDYKGESPNNEDHIIEWFQKSFYQRKRTLKKHFNENELSAIEELVTGLPQKSAILGIEQVFCHGDLGYNNILLTADLEVGVIDFGDAGNLDKSYDFSGLEDDIILEAAISAYGGDKTLREKIATRRQLLPLMEMLFLIDRKDKEGIRICADKMNNILKNTGK; encoded by the coding sequence ATGAAAAAAAGCAAAGAACTGGCAATAGTTAAAAAGCTGACGAATATAAATGATGAAAACCGCATCGTTTTAAACGAAATTGGTTGGACAAGTCGTGTCTATATTGTCGATAATGGCGAATTTGTTTTTAAATTTCTAAAAAGCAAAAAATATCAGGAAGAACTCGAACATGAGATCAGCATTTTAAAACTTATAAAAAAACATGTGTTTAATGTAAATGTTCCTTTAATTCATTGGGTGGGCGAAGACAATGCCTACATAGGTTTCCATGGTATGAAGGGAAATTCAATGACAACAAAAGACATAAATAAATTAAACGAAGCGCAAAAGAGAAAAATAGGTATACAAATAGGATCATTCCTAAAAAAGCTCCACTCGATAGACTATAAAGGCGAAAGTCCAAACAACGAAGACCATATAATTGAATGGTTTCAAAAATCGTTCTATCAAAGAAAACGTACATTAAAAAAACATTTTAATGAGAATGAACTCAGCGCTATTGAAGAACTTGTAACAGGTTTACCACAAAAGTCAGCGATTCTCGGCATAGAACAGGTATTTTGCCATGGTGATCTGGGTTACAATAATATTTTGTTAACTGCTGATCTCGAAGTTGGAGTAATTGATTTTGGCGATGCAGGCAATCTCGACAAGTCATATGACTTTTCCGGATTAGAAGACGATATTATATTAGAAGCGGCAATATCAGCGTATGGCGGCGATAAAACATTAAGAGAAAAAATAGCAACAAGACGACAACTATTGCCGCTTATGGAAATGTTGTTCCTGATTGACAGAAAAGACAAAGAAGGTATTAGAATATGTGCCGACAAAATGAATAATATTTTAAAAAATACAGGAAAATGA
- a CDS encoding class I SAM-dependent methyltransferase yields the protein MNEINIFESNRAAWNEALEYHQKARKNSLQSGFENPDFTTLNRSCDDVLIDHLNNIDFSGKTISQIPCNNGRELLSLMKFGAKEAIGFDISDTAILEAEQLARIAKLNVKFVRTNILEIGNEYNNYFDFIYISEGSLQWFPDLKKYFSIISRLLKQNGNLLIFEIHPFAYFFENGFNPEKQDLNSAVSYFEKGPYSYKDGMDYVGEVSYEAKECFWFMHKMSDILNAMLHNGIEINEFHEYNLEMASNQEAKYDKFPLSYILTGKKK from the coding sequence ATGAATGAGATAAATATTTTTGAAAGTAACCGGGCTGCCTGGAATGAGGCATTGGAATATCACCAAAAAGCAAGAAAAAATTCTTTGCAAAGCGGTTTTGAAAATCCTGATTTTACAACGTTAAACAGAAGTTGCGATGATGTTTTAATTGATCATTTGAATAATATTGATTTTTCCGGTAAAACCATTTCGCAAATACCTTGTAACAATGGCAGGGAATTGTTGTCGCTTATGAAGTTCGGTGCAAAAGAAGCAATAGGTTTTGATATTTCCGATACCGCCATTTTGGAAGCGGAACAACTTGCCCGGATAGCGAAATTAAACGTAAAATTTGTGCGTACAAACATATTGGAAATTGGCAATGAGTACAATAATTATTTTGATTTTATCTATATTTCAGAAGGCTCACTCCAATGGTTTCCCGATTTAAAAAAATATTTTTCCATTATTAGCAGACTTTTAAAACAAAACGGAAATCTGCTGATATTTGAAATACACCCTTTTGCCTATTTTTTTGAAAACGGTTTTAATCCGGAAAAACAGGATTTGAATTCTGCCGTTTCGTATTTTGAAAAGGGCCCGTATAGCTATAAAGATGGTATGGATTATGTCGGCGAAGTTTCGTATGAAGCAAAAGAATGCTTTTGGTTCATGCACAAAATGTCTGATATTCTAAATGCAATGCTTCACAACGGTATAGAAATTAATGAGTTTCACGAATACAATCTGGAAATGGCAAGTAATCAGGAAGCAAAATACGATAAATTCCCATTAAGTTACATCCTGACAGGTAAAAAGAAGTAA
- a CDS encoding DUF1905 domain-containing protein, translating into MKSKGVQYEFSAKIWYSSSDGIHGWYFISLPKELAKEIRDNLKFLEEGWGRMKVTAKIDNSEWKTAIWFDTKNDTYLLPLKAEIRKKAKLEIDKVVEIIIWV; encoded by the coding sequence ATGAAAAGTAAGGGAGTACAATATGAGTTTTCAGCAAAAATTTGGTATTCGTCGTCTGATGGTATACATGGTTGGTATTTTATTTCTCTTCCAAAAGAATTGGCAAAAGAGATAAGAGACAATCTTAAATTCCTGGAAGAGGGCTGGGGACGAATGAAAGTAACGGCAAAAATTGACAACAGCGAATGGAAAACCGCAATATGGTTTGATACAAAAAATGATACTTACTTGCTTCCTCTCAAAGCAGAAATTAGGAAAAAGGCAAAACTTGAAATTGACAAAGTGGTGGAAATTATTATTTGGGTGTAA
- a CDS encoding DUF1963 domain-containing protein: MTEIEKIKKRIAKPATVFMTGGFRPTNSKSESWIGRVYLYKENEEIPKDSEGNLMMTVFQLCLDNFSSVPECLSDTKVLTVFMSKDFPVDLTPNGKIWQIREYTKTDSLIIKDLTNKDSFIKPFPLKPQIVEEDFPVWDGGGLPDEIVDEILELENSGKITDYYDITENHYGHKVGGYPSFCQPGIYFGEDFEFVFQIASDEKANLNIVDSGTIFLAKNTKTGEWVSYCDFY; the protein is encoded by the coding sequence ATGACAGAAATAGAAAAAATCAAAAAACGAATTGCAAAACCAGCAACAGTATTTATGACAGGAGGTTTTAGGCCGACGAATTCAAAATCTGAAAGTTGGATTGGACGGGTTTACTTGTACAAAGAGAATGAGGAAATACCAAAAGACAGTGAAGGAAATTTAATGATGACGGTATTTCAACTTTGTTTGGATAATTTTTCGTCAGTTCCTGAATGTTTATCGGACACAAAAGTTCTTACGGTTTTTATGTCTAAGGATTTTCCTGTTGATTTGACGCCCAATGGGAAAATTTGGCAAATCAGAGAGTATACAAAAACCGATTCATTAATCATTAAGGATTTGACCAACAAGGACTCATTCATAAAACCGTTTCCTTTGAAACCCCAAATAGTTGAAGAGGATTTCCCGGTGTGGGATGGTGGCGGATTACCGGACGAAATAGTCGATGAAATTTTGGAACTCGAAAATTCCGGAAAAATCACGGATTATTATGATATTACCGAAAATCACTACGGTCATAAAGTTGGTGGATACCCAAGTTTTTGCCAACCGGGAATATATTTTGGCGAAGACTTTGAATTTGTATTTCAAATAGCCTCTGACGAAAAGGCAAACTTGAATATAGTAGACAGTGGGACAATTTTTTTGGCAAAAAATACTAAAACAGGAGAATGGGTATCCTATTGCGACTTTTACTAA
- a CDS encoding GNAT family N-acetyltransferase, whose product MEIKKITVNKEQFMDLLLLGDEQESMIRKYLDRGDLFALYDTGLKTVCVVTQEDENTCEIKNIATYEKEQGKGYGSLMIKHIIENSKDKCDALLVGTGDDDKILSFYKKFGFIYSHTIKDFFVDNYDHEIFQNGKQLRDMVYLKVNVSGQ is encoded by the coding sequence ATGGAAATAAAAAAAATAACAGTGAATAAAGAACAGTTTATGGATCTGCTGCTATTGGGCGATGAACAGGAAAGCATGATTCGAAAATATTTAGATAGAGGTGATTTATTTGCCTTATATGACACCGGTTTAAAAACAGTTTGTGTCGTAACACAGGAAGATGAAAACACCTGTGAAATCAAAAATATTGCAACTTACGAAAAAGAACAGGGAAAAGGATATGGAAGTTTAATGATAAAACATATCATTGAAAACTCTAAAGATAAATGCGATGCACTATTGGTTGGAACAGGTGATGATGATAAGATATTGTCGTTTTACAAAAAATTCGGGTTTATTTATTCTCATACCATAAAAGACTTTTTCGTAGATAATTACGATCATGAAATATTTCAAAACGGAAAGCAATTAAGAGATATGGTCTATTTAAAAGTGAATGTATCCGGACAATGA
- a CDS encoding immunity 51 family protein: protein MKNEYFPCKLVEHEDYCSVITSDFHFFDDYFGEKGGGGYSVEKLAKKLAKEHHLNKDIRFDSEAGMFCACSKNKESLLQLCSLLQEITGSEDLYSSGKNTQPLISLQEAEKLLLKGFVLDLKTEYQEEFLRNVPFPSLTKKQQEYINALEGGTDEEKIHASKRINSEARTKTRKWDNYLSHPGTVSIFLKAIDKETNSKVYQELIWALVFICSRHLPDLRCKTCFTEALENKNATIRWLGLMGLEELYEYPEGVVLKLKTDKSEKVRKKAEEMLKFGNKREFPVWMFDKENYP from the coding sequence ATGAAGAATGAATATTTCCCATGTAAATTAGTAGAACACGAAGATTATTGTTCTGTGATAACTTCCGATTTTCATTTTTTTGACGATTACTTCGGAGAGAAAGGCGGAGGTGGATATTCTGTTGAAAAACTGGCAAAAAAGTTAGCCAAAGAGCATCATCTTAATAAAGACATTCGGTTTGACTCAGAGGCAGGGATGTTTTGTGCATGTTCAAAAAATAAAGAGAGCCTGCTTCAATTATGTAGTTTGCTACAGGAAATTACAGGTAGCGAAGATTTGTATTCATCCGGAAAAAATACGCAACCATTAATTTCACTACAGGAAGCGGAAAAATTGTTACTTAAAGGATTTGTCCTTGATCTGAAAACAGAATATCAGGAAGAATTTTTAAGGAATGTTCCTTTTCCTTCTTTGACCAAAAAACAACAGGAATATATCAATGCTTTGGAAGGAGGTACAGATGAAGAAAAAATCCATGCATCCAAAAGAATCAATTCCGAAGCGAGGACCAAAACCAGAAAATGGGACAATTATTTATCGCACCCTGGAACTGTTTCAATTTTTCTGAAGGCGATTGATAAAGAAACAAATTCCAAGGTATACCAGGAATTGATCTGGGCTCTTGTTTTTATATGCTCCAGGCACTTGCCCGATTTGAGATGTAAGACCTGTTTTACCGAAGCTCTTGAAAATAAAAATGCAACCATAAGATGGTTAGGATTAATGGGGCTGGAAGAATTGTATGAGTATCCTGAAGGAGTGGTATTAAAACTAAAAACAGATAAGTCGGAAAAGGTTAGAAAGAAAGCCGAAGAAATGTTGAAGTTTGGGAATAAAAGGGAATTTCCTGTTTGGATGTTTGATAAAGAGAACTATCCATAA
- a CDS encoding SMI1/KNR4 family protein, with protein sequence MKKTIEEIAQSLIGRNLSKEDGIDNYLVEKAENRLGIKFPAALKNFYTSVGNMEIFTSSFECFVHPDELEMSGDKLIFLEENQGVCFWAISAGNNDEMVYMCTDIEEDEPEWYPEVSMEEFLKVVMYLQCAQGGFEYGSAVYESNFADRKEYEQYLEETTQDWDKVVEHNGFVAFQKDDKLIWYFYDKDGKIDDILYASTRTEERQKELDEYGFQEL encoded by the coding sequence ATGAAGAAAACAATTGAAGAAATCGCTCAAAGCCTGATCGGCAGAAATCTGTCAAAAGAAGACGGCATCGACAATTATCTGGTAGAAAAAGCTGAAAATCGTCTGGGCATTAAGTTTCCTGCTGCATTGAAAAATTTTTATACCTCTGTCGGAAACATGGAAATCTTTACCTCATCATTTGAGTGTTTTGTACACCCTGACGAATTGGAAATGAGCGGGGACAAACTTATATTCCTTGAAGAAAACCAAGGCGTCTGCTTTTGGGCAATCAGCGCGGGGAACAATGATGAAATGGTGTATATGTGCACGGACATCGAGGAAGATGAACCGGAATGGTATCCTGAAGTCTCCATGGAAGAATTTTTAAAAGTCGTCATGTATCTGCAGTGTGCCCAGGGCGGTTTCGAATATGGAAGTGCTGTTTATGAAAGTAATTTTGCAGACAGGAAAGAATATGAACAATATCTGGAAGAAACCACACAGGATTGGGATAAAGTTGTTGAACACAACGGGTTTGTTGCCTTCCAGAAAGACGATAAGTTGATCTGGTATTTTTATGACAAGGACGGGAAAATAGATGATATACTATATGCTTCAACCAGGACGGAAGAAAGACAAAAAGAGTTAGATGAGTATGGTTTTCAGGAGTTATGA